Below is a genomic region from Demequina sp. NBRC 110054.
CGCGTGCTCGGTGCGCGCGGCCTTGACCTCGTCGCCGTCGAGGACGGCGACGGCGACGGCGGCGGACGTGTCGAGCGCGAGGATCATGGGACCAGCCTAGGCGTCGCCGACGAAGGCGCCCTGCCACCGGTCGCCGTGACCGGTGACCGTCACCTGCCGGGTGCCCGCGTCCGGAGCCTCCATGTCGAGCACTCCCCCGCGCTCGCGGCGGATCACGATGTGCAGCCGGTCCTGCGAGAGCTGCTCGGCGGCTCCCTCGCCCCACTCGACGACCGTCACCGAGTCCTCGAGCGCCGCGTCGAGGTCCAGGTCGTCGAGCTCGGCGAGCGAGCCCAGGCGATACGCGTCCACGTGGACGAGCGCGGGGCCGCCCACCTCGGACGGGTGGGTGCGCGCGATGATGAAGGTGGGGCTCGCGACCGGGCCGCGCACGCGCAGCGCCTCGCCGAGGCCCTGCGTGAAGGTGGTCTTGCCGGCTCCCAGGTCGCCGGAGAGGATCACGAGGTCGCCCGCGGTGAGCATCGGGCCCACGACGTCCCTGCCCAGGTGCTGCATCGTCGCCGCGTCCGGCACGTCGTACGTCGTCATGAGTCCGCCTTCGGTCGCAGGCCGCCGAAGCGGCACAGGATCTCGTAGTCGATGGTGCCGACCGCCTCCGCCCAGTCTGCCGCGGACGGACCGTCGGCGCCGATAAGGGTCACCTCGTCGCCCTCGGTCGCCTCGGTGTCGGCGCCGAGGTCGACGACGAACTGATCCATGCAGACCCTGCCGGCGATCGGATAGCGACGTCCGCCGATCGCCACCTGGGCGCGCCCTCCCCCGCCCGCGCGGAAGACCCCGTCCGCGTACCCGACGGGGACGAGG
It encodes:
- the tsaE gene encoding tRNA (adenosine(37)-N6)-threonylcarbamoyltransferase complex ATPase subunit type 1 TsaE; its protein translation is MTTYDVPDAATMQHLGRDVVGPMLTAGDLVILSGDLGAGKTTFTQGLGEALRVRGPVASPTFIIARTHPSEVGGPALVHVDAYRLGSLAELDDLDLDAALEDSVTVVEWGEGAAEQLSQDRLHIVIRRERGGVLDMEAPDAGTRQVTVTGHGDRWQGAFVGDA